In the Chromobacterium sp. ATCC 53434 genome, AGCGCCGACCACGCCCAGGCGATACGGCTGCTGCAGGACGCGCTGGTCCGCATTCCCAATGTGCTGGCCGCGCCGGCGACCGACGTCGGCGTGCTGGAATTCACCGCGCTGGGGCCGGTGTTGGCCGTGCGGCCCTACTGCGCGCCCGAGCACTACTGGCAGGTGTATTTCGACGCCAACCGCGCGATACGCGAAACACTGGGCGCGGCCGGTTTCCCGACGCCGGAGCAGGCGATGGTGGTGCGTCAGGGCTAGCACGCCGTTCCGTCCCCGCCGCTTGAGCCATTTTTACAAGCCCGGCGTCGGCGCTTGCCTTTAAATGCCCCGGCATGCCGCGCGCCCGGCGCGGCGCGGACAGGGGAGAGTGGGATGAAGGTAGGCGTATTGAATGCCGGCTTGCGTCAGTTGGCGGCCGAGGTCGTCGAGCAGGCGGCGAGGGCGGGGCGCGGCCTGGCCGGCATGCTGCGGCGGGTGGCCAATGTGACGGCGACGCCGCCTCGCTCGGCGACGGTGGCGAACGGGCGGAGCGGCTTGGCGGCGCGCCTGCTCGGCGGCCGCCGCGCCGAAGGGCCCGAGCCATCGACGCTGCAGCGGACAGGACCGACGCGCGCGGCCATCCGTCCCGGCGACATCAAGGCGATGCTGCGGGCGCGGCTGGACGGCCTGCGGGAGAATATGGGCGATCCGGTCTATCGCCACCAGGCGCTGGAGTCCACTTACGCGATGATTTACAGCGAGGCCAAGCAGACCTTCTACCGCGCGAACGGCGGCAAGATGCCGGACGGCTATCTGCGGGCGTTAGGCGAGGAGGCGCGCGCGGTCGGCTTGCCGGGCGCGGAAAAGCACGGCGCCTTCATCCCGGCCGGCGACGGCGCCAGCCCCTTCGTCAATTACCTGTTGATCCCGGTGCACAAAGAGTTCGGCCACCGTCTGCGCAACGAGTCGCAGCAGCGTCTGTTCCGCGATCATGCCCGCCAGCTGACGATGGAACTGGTGGCGCCGCACGCCGCGGAACGCGGATGGGAGCCGCCGGCAGCCTTCGCCGCGCGGCTGGAGGCGGTCGGACGGCCCTGGCTCGACCGTCCTTAACGCCGGTTCACTATCTTGTCACGCGCATCGCAGCCGGCCTGCCGGCCGGGCTGCGATGTCCTAGTCCAGCCGGCCCAGCCTGTAGGTCTGGCCGGTCTGGGCGCCCTCTATGCTGAGGCTGTAGGCGCGCGCCACCTGGCGCGCCTCCACCAGCGGCACGCCGCGGAACAGCGGACCGTATTCGGCTTCCGATTCCGCCAGCAGCAAGGGGCTGACCAGATTGATGCGCTGCCGGCGCGGCAGCTCGACGGCGGCGGCGTTGACGAAACCCTCCAGCGCGGCGTTGGCCATATAGACATTGCTCAACAGCGGCACGATGGCCTGCGGCTGCCAGGCGCCGCCGACCAGCGTGAACGAACCGCCGTCGGCCACCTTGTCCAGACCGCGCAGCACCACATTGACCTGGCCCATCAGCTTGGCGTCCAGGCCGACGCGATAGCGCTCGGCGTTCATCTCGGCCAGCGGCCCGACATGGCCGTTGCGGCCGCCGGTGGCCACCGCCACCGCGTCGAGCCGGGGCAGCCGGCCGTACATGGCCGCGATGCTCTGTTCGTCCTCGATGTCCACGCGCACATCGCCGTGATGGCGGCCGGCGACGATCAATTCGTGGCGGCCGGACAGTTCGGCGGCGATGGCGCGGCCGATGTTGCCGCTGCCGCCTATCAGCAGAATCTTCATATCGTTTTCCTTGTGCTATTCGAGTGTCGGAGTCGTCAGCTTAGGTGTGTCCACGGCTTGGAAAAACCGGGCAAACGTGGAAGTATTGGAATTAATATGGAAACAATCGAACCGTCATCCGAATTGGCGCTGGTCTTTCTTGAAGTGGTGGAGGCCGGCAGCATTACCGCCGCCGCCGCGCGCCTGGCCACGTCCAAGTCGCAGGTCAGCAAGCAGCTGAGCCGGCTGGAAGCCCAGCTGGGCGTGCAGTTGCTGTATCGCAGCACCCGGCGGCTGACGCCGACCGAGGCCGGGCGGGCCTATCTGGACTATTGCCGCCGGCTGCGCGTCTTGTTGCGCGAATCGACGGCGGCGCTGCGCGGCCTGAACGAGGAAGCGGCGGGAACGGTGCGGCTGACGGTGCCGCAGATGTTCGCCAGCGTGTTCGGCGCCGAGCTATTGTTGGCTTTTCATCAACAATATCCGGCGATAACGGTGGAGTTGGATATCAGCCTGGCCGAGCGCGACCTGGAGGAGAGCGGCTTCGATCTCGCCATCCGCTCCGCGCCGGCGTTGCCGCCGCATTTGGTGGCGCGCTGCCTGTTCTTCACCCGCGACTGGGTGGTGGCGTCGCCGGCGCTGCTGGCCGGGCGCGGCGAGCCGCGCGAGCCGGGGGCGCTGGCGCGGCTGCCCTGCGTGGTGCACGCCAGCTACCATCGCGGCGCGCGCTGGCTGTTCGAGCGCGCCGGGCGGGTGGAGGAGGTGGAGGTGTCGCATTGGCTGCAGGCCAGCGACTACAGTCTGAACCGGCAACTGGCCGAGGCCGGCGCCGGCTTCGCCCGACTGCCGGATTTCGCCGCCGCCGCCGCGGTGCGGGACGGTCGGCTGCAGCGGGTGCTGGCCGACTGGAACACGCCCAGCCACCCGGTCTATCTGCTGTATCCGAAGAAGACGCCGCAGCCGGCGAAGACGAGGGCCTTGATCGACTTCATCGCTGGCTGGTTCGACGGCTCAGCGCCGGAACAGCTCGTCGGCGCCGGCCGGCCGTAGCCGCGGCGGGCCTGACAGCGCTTGCAGGAAGGCCTGCAACGCCCGTTTCTCGGCGTCGCCGAGGCCAAGCGGTTTCAGCAGCGGCGACGTCTTGGGCTGGGTGTATTTTTCCAGTCCCGCGGCGGCGACTTCGTTGCCGCCGTTGTTGTAGAACTCCAGCACGCCGCTGCCGTCGTCGGTGAACAGCGGCATGTCGCCGCTGTGCATATAGTCGCCGGTGTACAAGAGCTCGCGCAGGCCCGGCGTGCGGAAGGCGCCGACGTCCTCGTTGCGGCCGGTGACGGCGCCGCGGCCCCGGTCCTCGCGGTCGCGGCCGATGAAGTGCAGTCCCAGATTGTGGAAGCGCTGGTCGGACAGCAGCGGGCCGTTGTGACAATTGAGGCAGCGCGCCTTGGTGCGGAACAATTGCAGGCCCCATAGCGCCTGGTCGCTCAGCGCCTGGGCATCGCCTTTCAGGAAGCGGTCGAAGTCGCTGTCGTGGCTGATCAGCGTCCGCTCGAAGGTCGCCAGCGCCCGGGCCAGCCTGTCGGCGTCGACGCGGGCGTCGCCAAAGGCCGCGGCGAACAGCGGCGGATATTCGGCCGCTGCGGCGATCTTGGCAGCCGCCGCGGCCAGCGGCTGGTGCATCTCCAGCGGATTGGCGATCGGCCCCAGCGCTTGCTGCTCCAGGCTGGCGGCGCGACCGTCCCAGAACAGCGAGGCGGCGTAGCCGCTGTTGACGATGGCCGGCGCGTTGCGGCCGCCCAGCTGGCCGATATGGCCGGACGAGACTTCGCGCGGGTCGGCCCAGCCGTGGGCCGGGTCGTGGCAGCTGGCGCAGGCGATGCGATCGTTGCGCGACAGCCGGGCATCGAAGAACAGTTTTTCCCCCAAGGCCGCCTTGGCCGGCGAGTACGGATTGTCGGCCGGGAACGGCATCGCCGGCAGCAGGCCCAGATCGCGGAAACCGGCGCGGGCGGCGGCGTCCAGCGTCGGCGCCGGCCAGTCGGGCTGCGCGGCTTGGCCGGAACGGTAGCGCAAATACTGTTGGCGCCAGCCGGCCAGCGTGGCGGCATCGGGCGGCGTGTCGTCGCTGTCCGGCATCGGTGGTTTGGCCGGCCGCTTGCTGATGGCCAGCAAGGCTGCGGCGCCGACGTCGGCGTATTGGCCGTCCGCGCGCAGGATGCGCGCTTTGCCGGCGTTGTCCTTCACCCAGATCGCCTGCGTCGCGGCGGCGGCGGGGAAGGCCGCGCGGAAGGCGGCGTCGCCGGTCAGGCGCAGCTGCAGCCAGCGGCTGCCGTCCGCCGCGCTGGGCAAGGTCCAATCGCGCTGGCCGCACCAGGCCTGGCCGTTGGCCTCGCTTAGCGCGGAAGAGACTTGTCCGGCCTGGACATCGCGCGGACGCGCCTGCCACAGCACCACATTGAACATGGCGTCCGGATGTTCGCCGTCGTCGACGCAGGCGGCGTCGGCGTTCGGCTTGGCCAGTTCGCCGTCGCGATCGACCGGAATGTACGGCGGCATCGTTTGCGGCAGGTCTTCGGGATTCGGCGCGTCAGGCAGCGCCGGGCCGCGCACCAGCCGAATCCGGGCCGGCGAGCCGAGGCTCAGGCTGATGTGCGGCAGCGTGCGATGGCTGTCGTCGAAGGCCACCGCCAGCGCGCCGCGGCCCTGGCGGCTGGTGGCGGTCCAGTAGAATGCCGCTTCGGCGTCGGGGAAGGCGTGGCGGTCTATCGCCGGCAGGTTTCGTTGCCGGTCGCGCTGACTCCAGTCCAGCAGCGTTTTCAGCTCGCGCTCGCTGGGCAGGCGCCAGTCGTCGTGGCCGCACAGTTTCTGTTGGTTGACCGCCTCGACATAGGTGACGGCGAGGCAGTCTTCCTGCCCCGGCTCGCACTGGGCAGGCCGCTCGATCTGGCGGCTGGCGCTGGCGTAGTAGCTGTGCCAGCGGCTGCGCAGGCCGGTCTCGGCTTTCGCCTCCCAGCTCAGGCCGGTGCGCCTGTCGTCGACGCAGCCGGCTGGGTCGCCGGCTTGGACGGCCTGGCCGTCGCTGTCGCGGCGGGGCTGGAAGCGGGCGGCTTGCGGCTGCGTATCGAGCGCGGCCAGGCTCAGTTGCAGATGGGCTTGCGCGTATTCGGCGCTGACCAGGCTGCGGCCGATGCCGAGCTGGTCGAGCAGGGCCTGCGCGTCGTCGATCTCGGCCAGCTTTTGCGCTTGCTGGAAGCGGGCGGCGTCGG is a window encoding:
- a CDS encoding short chain dehydrogenase, whose product is MKILLIGGSGNIGRAIAAELSGRHELIVAGRHHGDVRVDIEDEQSIAAMYGRLPRLDAVAVATGGRNGHVGPLAEMNAERYRVGLDAKLMGQVNVVLRGLDKVADGGSFTLVGGAWQPQAIVPLLSNVYMANAALEGFVNAAAVELPRRQRINLVSPLLLAESEAEYGPLFRGVPLVEARQVARAYSLSIEGAQTGQTYRLGRLD
- a CDS encoding LysR family transcriptional regulator → METIEPSSELALVFLEVVEAGSITAAAARLATSKSQVSKQLSRLEAQLGVQLLYRSTRRLTPTEAGRAYLDYCRRLRVLLRESTAALRGLNEEAAGTVRLTVPQMFASVFGAELLLAFHQQYPAITVELDISLAERDLEESGFDLAIRSAPALPPHLVARCLFFTRDWVVASPALLAGRGEPREPGALARLPCVVHASYHRGARWLFERAGRVEEVEVSHWLQASDYSLNRQLAEAGAGFARLPDFAAAAAVRDGRLQRVLADWNTPSHPVYLLYPKKTPQPAKTRALIDFIAGWFDGSAPEQLVGAGRP
- a CDS encoding cytochrome c peroxidase, coding for MHRFAPALLSSLLLAGCSGGPAATPPQTGRFIDSAVSGLDYETPTRAGKTTDNGEFHYLNGETVTFRLGRLTLGAAAGSPVLTPLTLAGTQDAGHPAALRIARLLLTLDRDDNPANGIQIDPADAARFQQAQKLAEIDDAQALLDQLGIGRSLVSAEYAQAHLQLSLAALDTQPQAARFQPRRDSDGQAVQAGDPAGCVDDRRTGLSWEAKAETGLRSRWHSYYASASRQIERPAQCEPGQEDCLAVTYVEAVNQQKLCGHDDWRLPSERELKTLLDWSQRDRQRNLPAIDRHAFPDAEAAFYWTATSRQGRGALAVAFDDSHRTLPHISLSLGSPARIRLVRGPALPDAPNPEDLPQTMPPYIPVDRDGELAKPNADAACVDDGEHPDAMFNVVLWQARPRDVQAGQVSSALSEANGQAWCGQRDWTLPSAADGSRWLQLRLTGDAAFRAAFPAAAATQAIWVKDNAGKARILRADGQYADVGAAALLAISKRPAKPPMPDSDDTPPDAATLAGWRQQYLRYRSGQAAQPDWPAPTLDAAARAGFRDLGLLPAMPFPADNPYSPAKAALGEKLFFDARLSRNDRIACASCHDPAHGWADPREVSSGHIGQLGGRNAPAIVNSGYAASLFWDGRAASLEQQALGPIANPLEMHQPLAAAAAKIAAAAEYPPLFAAAFGDARVDADRLARALATFERTLISHDSDFDRFLKGDAQALSDQALWGLQLFRTKARCLNCHNGPLLSDQRFHNLGLHFIGRDREDRGRGAVTGRNEDVGAFRTPGLRELLYTGDYMHSGDMPLFTDDGSGVLEFYNNGGNEVAAAGLEKYTQPKTSPLLKPLGLGDAEKRALQAFLQALSGPPRLRPAGADELFRR